In Zingiber officinale cultivar Zhangliang chromosome 3B, Zo_v1.1, whole genome shotgun sequence, a single window of DNA contains:
- the LOC122054922 gene encoding chloride conductance regulatory protein ICln-like, with protein sequence MLHGDGWTVHLSLDQRIGLQHFNDCVVDGNVRPRLGSDDSEELIYVLRGVAVALGSWPLESPGSLYVTTRRVIWLSDIDKGKGYVVDFLSLSLHAVSRDREAYPFPYIYTQIVTGDEDDEEESEDSYSKINGDLVLSNITEMRLVPSDAGKCILAVSMLCIVFIGCNIFMYQELEGNTEFER encoded by the exons ATGCTTCACGGCGACGGCTGGACTGTCCACCTCTCCCTCGACCAGCGAATAG GGCTGCAGCACTTCAACGATTGCGTCGTCGACGGCAACGTACGACCTCGGTTGGGCTCCGACGACAGCGAGGAGCTGATATACGTTTTGCGTGGTGTCGCTGTCGCCCTCGGTTCCTGGCCCCTGGAGTCTCCTGGATCTCTCTATGTCACCACCAG GAGAGTGATTTGGTTGAGTGACATCGACAAAGGGAAAGGATACGTGGTGGATTTTCTGTCGTTGTCCCTTCACGCTGTATCGAGGGACCGGGAGGCCTACCCATTTCCTTACAtctatactcag ATTGTGACGGGTGATGAGGATGATGAAGAGGAGTCCGAAGACTCATATTCAAAAATAAATGGTGATTTGGTGTTGTCAAATATCACTGAAATGAGACTTGTTCCTTCAGATGCTGGAAAATGTATCCTTGCTGTCAGCATGCTTTGTATTGTTTTCATTGGTTGCAACATTTTTATGTATCAA GAACTGGAAGGCAATACT GAATTTGAAAGGTAA